One genomic window of Medicago truncatula cultivar Jemalong A17 chromosome 1, MtrunA17r5.0-ANR, whole genome shotgun sequence includes the following:
- the LOC11408780 gene encoding kinesin-like protein KIN-14I, whose translation MAALSFSVASVVEDVLQQHGTRLKDLDLESRKSEEAALRRYEAAGWLRKMVGVVAAKDLPAEPSEEEFRLGLRSGIILCNVLNKVHPGSVSKVVESPVDSALIPDGAPLSAFQYFENVRNFLVAIQEIGIPTFEASDLEQGGKSSRIVSSVLALKSYSEWKQTGANGVWKFGGTIKPAITAKSFVRKNSEPFTNSLSRTSSINEKSMTSFTSDVESNKMSSSHSLGMLVRAILFDKKPEEVPMLVESVLAKVVEEFEHRITSQDEQTKTTSRSEMSQRDGAVAKFSMARKKVDNKIPMVTKKEEFIYKNHVADEESQRQLQKQQMLFDQRQRDIQELKHTVQTTKAGMQFMQMKFHEEFSNLGMHIHGLAHAASGYHRVLEENRKLYNEVQDLKGSIRVYCRVRPFLPGQPNHSSTVENIEDGVITINVPSKNGKGRRSFNFNKVFGPSAAQGEVFADMQPLVRSVLDGFNVCIFAYGQTGSGKTFTMTGPKEITEKSQGVNYRALSDLFYTANQRKDTFRYDVSVQMIEIYNEQVRDLLVTDGTNKRLEIRSNSQRGLSVPDASLVQVSSTNDVIELMNLGHKNRAVGATALNDRSSRSHSCLTVHVQGRDLTSGAVLRGCMHLVDLAGSERVDKSEATGDRLKEAQHINKSLSALGDVIASLAQKNQHVPYRNSKLTQLLQDSLGGQAKTLMFVHISPEANAVGETISTLKFAERVATVELGAARVNKDGADVKELKEQIASLKAALARKEGNLEHSISGSSGKCRTAASERSPYHASQRAADIMDDPFGCRQPVIDVGNLELLSNTISRQRTQSFDFDETLTNSPPWPPVNSLVQNCVEDDKETGTGEWVDKVMVNKLDVNKTGNMLGCWEADNGNLSEEFYQKYLQDSSKVYSERSYNMFMRGNQFNIAGSDDTDDVDAATSDSSEHDLLWQFNHSKVTSVANGNESKGRRFVTKSAKSTELSKNSIHSSTAPSPSRKQTNGVAHRTPTRQPAPVDMKRKTGTRK comes from the exons ATGGCAGCATTGTCATTTTCAGTGGCATCTGTTGTTGAGGATGTTCTTCAACAGCATGGCACTCGTCTTAAAGATCTTGATTTGGAATCTAGAAAATCAGAAGAAGCTG CATTAAGAAGATATGAAGCAGCAGGGTGGTTGAGAAAAATGGTTGGAGTTGTTGCAGCTAAAGATTTACCAGCAGAGCCTTCTGAGGAAGAGTTTAGGCTTGGTTTGAGAAGTGGGATCATTCTTTGTAATGTTCTTAACAAGGTTCATCCTGGTTCTGTATCCAAG GTTGTGGAGAGTCCTGTTGATTCTGCACTAATCCCCGATGGAGCGCCGTTATCAGCTTTTCagtattttgaaaatgttaggAACTTTCTGGTGGCTATCCAGGAAATTGGAATTCCTACCTTTGAGGCATCTGATCTAGAACAA gGAGGAAAATCATCAAGGATTGTGAGTAGTGTATTAGCACTTAAATCCTATAGTGAATGGAAACAAACTGGGGCTAATGGTGTATGGAAATTTGGTGGAACTATCAAACCAGCAATCACTGCAAAATCTTTTGTGAGAAAAAACTCTGAGCCATTTACCAATTCCTTATCAAGGACCTCTTCCATCAATGAAAAATCTATGACTTCTTTTACCTCTGATGTCGAGTCTAATAAAATG TCTAGTTCTCATTCTTTAGGTATGCTTGTTCGTGCAATACTATTCGATAAGAAGCCAGAAGAAGTTCCGATG TTGGTTGAATCTGTTTTGGCAAAAGTCGTAGAGGAGTTTGAGCATCGCATTACAAGCCAAGATGAACAG ACAAAAACAACTTCAAGAAGTGAAATGTCGCAAAGAGATGGAGCTGTAGCAAAGTTTTCTATGGCACGTAAAAAG GTGGATAACAAGATTCCTATGGTAACAAAGAAAGAGGAATTCATCTATAAAAACCATGTTGCTGACGAGGAGTCGCAGAGGCAACTTCAGAAGCAGCAAATGCTCTTTGATCAACGGCAGAGAGATATTCAA GAATTAAAGCATACAGTTCAAACTACCAAAGCTGGTATGCAGTTCATGCAAATGAAATTTCACGAGGAGTTCTCTAATTTAG GCATGCACATTCACGGCTTAGCTCATGCTGCTTCTGGATATCATAGAGTTCTCGAAGAAAATCGCAAACTATACAATGAAGTCCAGGATCTTAAGG GAAGTATTAGGGTGTACTGTCGAGTAAGACCTTTCTTACCTGGACAACCAAATCATTCGAGTACTGTGGAGAACATAGAAGATGGAGTTATCACAATTAATGTTCCCTCAAAGAATGGGAAAGGGCGTAGATCCTTCAACTTCAACAAAGTCTTTGGACCATCTGCAGCCCAAG GGGAGGTCTTCGCTGATATGCAGCCACTTGTTAGGTCTGTGCTCGATGGTTTTAATGTTTGCATATTTGCTTATGGCCAAACAGGATCAGGAAAAACTTTCACCATG ACTGGACCAAAAGAGATCACAGAAAAAAGCCAAGGTGTAAATTACAGGGCTCTAAGTGATCTGTTTTATACAGCGAATCAAAGAAAGGACACTTTTCGCTATGATGTTTCTGTTCAGATGATTGAAATATATAATGAGCAAGTCAGAGATCTATTGGTTACTGATGGAACAAACAAAAG ATTAGAAATTCGTAGTAACTCTCAAAGAGGGCTAAGTGTACCAGATGCAAGCCTTGTTCAAGTATCATCAACAAATGATGTTATTGAACTGATGAACCTGGGTCATAAGAACCGCGCAGTCGGAGCAACAGCCCTTAATGACCGTAGCAGCCGATCTCACAG TTGCTTGACTGTACATGTTCAAGGAAGAGACTTGACATCTGGAGCTGTCTTACGCGGATGCATGCATCTGGTTGACTTGGCAGGAAGTGAGAGGGTCGACAAATCTGAGGCGACGGGTGATAGATTGAAAGAGGCACAGCATATTAACAAATCTCTTTCAGCTTTGGGTGATGTCATTGCTTCTCTTGCTCAGAAAAACCAACATGTCCCTTACAGAAATAGCAAACTCACACAATTACTCCAAGATTCACTTG GAGGACAGGCCAAGACACTAATGTTTGTTCACATTAGTCCCGAGGCCAATGCTGTTGGAGAAACAATTAGCACATTAAAATTTGCAGAAAGAGTTGCTACAGTTGAACTTGGTGCTGCCCGAGTCAACAAGGATGGGGCAGATGTCAAAGAGCTCAAAGAACAG ATTGCCAGCCTTAAGGCGGCATTGGCAAGAAAGGAAGGAAATTTAGAACATTCTATATCTGGAAGCTCTGGAAAATGTAGGACAGCAGCTAGTGAACGGTCACCTTATCATGCAAGCCAGCGGGCTGCAGATATCATGGATGATCCCTTTGGATGCCGGCAACCAGTGATTGATGTTGGCAACTTAGAG CTTCTGAGCAATACCATATCGAGACAAAGAACTCAAAGCTTTGATTTTGATGAGACATTAACAAATTCACCACCCTGGCCCCCAGTGAATAGTCTTGTTCAAAATTGTGTGGAAGACGATAAAGAAACCGGTACAGGAGAGTGGGTTGATAAGGTTATGGTAAACAAGTTAGATGTGAACAAGACCGGCAACATGTTAGGGTGTTGGGAAGCAGATAATGGGAACTTATCTGAGGAATTTTATCAGAAATATCTTCAAGATTCTTCCAAAGTATACTCGGAACGATCCTATAATATGTTCATGAGAGGCAACCAGTTTAACATTGCTGGTTCGGATGACACTGATGATGTCGATGCTGCAACCAGTGATTCCTCAGAACATGACTTGCTTTGGCAATTTAATCATTCGAAAGTTACAAGCGTAGCCAACGGAAATGAATCAAAGGGTAGGAGATTTGTCACAAAGTCAGCTAAAAGCACAGAATTGAG CAAGAATAGCATTCATTCTTCTACTGCTCCTTCACCTTCAAGGAAACAAACAAATGGTGTCGCACATCGAACACCAACAAGGCAACCAGCTCCAGTTGACATGAAACGTAAAACTGGGACTAGAAAGTGA